One region of Terriglobales bacterium genomic DNA includes:
- the rplO gene encoding 50S ribosomal protein L15, with the protein MNLSTVRAPKGASEKRKRVGRGMGSGMGKTSTRGHKGQRSRSGSRMLRGFEGGQMPLHRRLPKRGFTNIFRVEYAIVNLESLANLGEKNVTPDVLRKAGLIGKRDELVKVLGDGELKGAVHVRAHKFSKSAAEKITKAGGKAEVIAASA; encoded by the coding sequence ATGAATCTATCCACAGTTCGCGCCCCCAAGGGCGCATCGGAAAAGCGCAAGCGCGTGGGCCGCGGCATGGGCTCGGGCATGGGCAAGACCTCCACCCGCGGGCACAAGGGCCAGCGCTCGCGCTCCGGCTCGCGCATGCTGCGCGGCTTTGAAGGCGGCCAGATGCCGCTTCACCGCCGCCTGCCCAAGCGCGGCTTCACCAACATCTTCCGCGTCGAGTACGCCATCGTGAACCTGGAGTCGCTGGCGAATCTCGGCGAAAAGAACGTCACGCCTGACGTGCTCCGCAAAGCCGGGCTCATCGGCAAGCGCGACGAGCTGGTCAAGGTGCTCGGCGACGGCGAGCTGAAGGGCGCGGTTCACGTCCGGGCGCACAAGTTCTCCAAGTCGGCCGCCGAGAAGATTACGAAGGCCGGCGGAAAAGCAGAAGTGATCGCGGCCTCGGCGTAG
- the rpmD gene encoding 50S ribosomal protein L30: MTAQKSTKSAGKIKLRWVRSYIQAPVKHKKVVRGLGFTRLNQVIEREDSPSIRGMVAKVPHLVEIVQ, translated from the coding sequence ATGACGGCGCAGAAGAGCACCAAATCGGCAGGCAAGATCAAGTTGCGCTGGGTACGCTCTTACATCCAGGCGCCCGTAAAGCACAAGAAGGTCGTGCGCGGGCTGGGCTTCACCCGTTTGAACCAGGTCATCGAGCGCGAAGACTCGCCCTCGATCCGGGGCATGGTCGCGAAAGTGCCGCATCTGGTCGAGATCGTGCAGTAG
- the rpsE gene encoding 30S ribosomal protein S5 — MALATKKRLDAGSYQLKDQVVSINRVTKVVKGGKNLSFAALVVVGDPSAAVVGYGSGKAKEVPQAIRKGIEAAKKNLVKVSLTQTTIPHQVLGRFGSGLVLLKPAPEGTGVIAGGAVRAVMTSAGVQNVLTKSIGTTNPHNVIKATFRALEQLRDRNDVAAMRGKPVEEL; from the coding sequence ATGGCGCTAGCAACCAAAAAAAGACTCGACGCAGGCAGCTACCAACTCAAAGACCAGGTGGTCTCCATCAACCGCGTCACCAAGGTCGTCAAGGGCGGCAAGAACCTCTCGTTCGCCGCGCTGGTCGTCGTCGGCGACCCCTCGGCCGCGGTGGTGGGCTACGGCTCCGGCAAGGCGAAAGAAGTGCCGCAGGCCATCCGCAAGGGCATCGAAGCCGCCAAGAAGAACCTGGTGAAGGTCTCGCTCACGCAGACCACCATTCCGCACCAGGTCCTCGGACGTTTCGGTTCAGGGCTGGTGCTGCTGAAGCCCGCTCCGGAAGGCACCGGCGTCATTGCCGGCGGCGCCGTGCGCGCCGTGATGACCTCGGCGGGCGTGCAGAACGTGCTCACCAAGTCCATCGGCACCACCAACCCGCACAACGTCATCAAGGCCACGTTCCGCGCGCTGGAGCAGTTGCGCGACCGCAACGACGTGGCCGCCATGCGCGGCAAGCCGGTCGAGGAGCTCTAA